One Bombus pyrosoma isolate SC7728 linkage group LG11, ASM1482585v1, whole genome shotgun sequence DNA segment encodes these proteins:
- the LOC122572731 gene encoding uncharacterized protein LOC122572731 isoform X1, whose translation MFDIPYYKMLEKYLQIVGQDPRQRDIFRSIIVTIMVTSITGIIVPTLFEVYKSLHVKDMDGVIECMPHLIAAITSIVKILNVHFNRENFRKLFEFVRKQWEELKLTDDLRVLEEVTIRGSKMAQLYRNTLLIFMVLFLLVPLLFPILDVVLPLNETRPRQQLFRVNYIFFDHEEYFFYIYLQLAWGSVIVVMIIVTVDSLYILIIHHSSGLFAVCGHQVHKATGSSIIFSTEAMTETYTYEQIKYCVITHDKAIEFYNILNENSRSSYLLQVGLNMMGISMTAVQTVANLDRPAEAIRTGIFLGAEQFHLFVISLPGQVLLDHCSDLANNIYGSTWYKIPVKIQKMLLMMQIRSKKLCTLTAGGLYEMNMENFAITFKTCMSYFTMLMSLRE comes from the exons ATGTTTGACATTCCTTACTATAAAATGctcgagaaatatttgcaaattgtAGGACAAGATCCACGCCAAAGAGATATATTCAGAAGTATTATTGTGACTATAATGGTGACTAGTATCACAGGCATTATCGTTCCAACG TTGTTTGAAGTATACAAATCCTTACATGTCAAGGATATGGACGGAGTGATCGAGTGTATGCCGCATTTAATCGCAGCTATAACTagtatcgttaaaatattaaatgtccATTTCAACAGAGAAAAT tttagaaaattgttcgaatttGTGAGGAAACAATGGGAGGAACTGAAGTTAACCGATGATTTACGCGTTCTGGAGGAAGTCACCATTCGAGGCAGCAAAATGGCACAACTGTACCGAA ATACTTTATTGATCTTCATGGTACTGTTCTTGCTGGTTCCATTACTTTTTCCTATTCTGGATGTCGTCCTTCCATTAAATGAAACTCGTCCGCGACAACAATTATTTAGagttaattacatattttttgaTCATGAAGAGTACttcttttacatatatttacagcTTGCATGGGGATCTGTCATTGTTGTGATGATAATAGttaccgtggattcgttatatATCCTTATAATCCATCACAGTAGTGGATTATTTGCTGTGTGTGG gcATCAAGTCCATAAAGCAACTGGTAGTTCAATCATATTCTCTACAGAAGCTATGACGGAGACTTACACGTACGaacagataaaatattgtGTGATCACTCACGATAAAGCGATCGa GTTTTACAATATTCTAAATGAAAACAGTCGAAGTAGTTATTTGCTTCAAGTTGGATTAAATATGATGGGTATAAGCATGACAGCTGTTCAA ACAGTCGCTAACTTAGACAGACCGGCGGAAGCAATTAGAACCGGCATATTTCTTGGAGCTgaacaatttcatttgtttgtGATCAGTCTGCCTGGGCAGGTACTTCTGGATCATTGTTCTGATTTAgcaaataatat ATATGGGTCCACCTGGTATAAAATACcagtaaaaattcaaaaaatgcTTCTCATGATGCAAATACGGAGTAAAAAACTGTGTACATTAACGGCAGGTGGTTTGTACGAAatgaatatggaaaattttgcaatt ACTTTCAAGACATGTATGTCGTACTTCACGATGTTAATGTCACTGAGAGAATGA
- the LOC122572734 gene encoding uncharacterized protein LOC122572734 — MFQANSKQDFNVFDISYHKPLKQYLSICGINPYQEDRTSNIIVIAIMCSFISFFGPTSMQLYDAIRNKNFDNVILNLPHILTVLVSVTKVLNIYSNKTLFRKLFNSLEEDWKLLESKNELQMLDKFTKHGNKLACLYRRTLLIALVIFLSLPLCNPVLDIIIPLNESRQRNNVFQVHYGVLDNEEHFYIVYVHLSLCAIIIVVTIISVDSLYITIIYHACGLFAVCGSQVQKTAENNFVEKNGTNISNIGYDAFKECVMMHYKCLQSV; from the exons a TGTTTCAGGCAAACAGCAAGCAAGATTTTAATGTGTTCGATATTAGCTACCATAAGCCGCTTAAACAGTATCTGTCAATTTGTGGAATAAATCCGTATCAGGAAGATCGTACCAgtaatattatagtaattgCAATAATGTGCAGTTTTATAAGCTTCTTTGGTCCAACG TCTATGCAGCTATACGATGCCATacgtaacaaaaatttcgataaCGTTATCCTGAATTTACCGCACATACTTACAGTACTTGTCAGTGTTACAAAAGTACTAAACATCTATTCCAACAAAACGCTG tttagaaaattatttaattccctGGAAGAAGATTGGAAATTACTGGAatcaaaaaatgaattacaaatGCTAGATAAATTTACCAAACACGGCAATAAACTTGCATGTCTGTACAGAA GAACGTTATTAATAGCTCTCGTAATATTTTTGTCCCTTCCATTATGTAATCCCGTCctagatattattataccaTTAAACGAAAGCCGACAACGAAATAATGTATTTCAAGTTCACTATGGTGTCCTAGATAACGAAGAACATTTCTACATCGTGTATGTGCATTTATCTCTTTGTGCGATTATTATCGTGGTGACGATAATCTCAGTAGATTCGTTATacattactattatttacCACGCTTGCGGATTATTTGCAGTATGTGG ATCCCAGGTTCAGAAAActgcagaaaataattttgtcgaGAAAAATGGCACTAACATAAGCAATATTGGATACGATGCTTTCAAAGAATGCGTGATGATGCATTATAAATGTCTTCAGTCTGTATAG
- the LOC122572736 gene encoding uncharacterized protein LOC122572736, which yields MVLNAVILSVTAVEVIVFLDRPAEAIRAIVYLIAQQFHLYMFSLPGQTLLDQSVELADKIYDSDWYKIPIKAQKVFYLMQVRSNKPCILTAAGIYEMNIESFGIVRNNGN from the exons ATGGTGTTGAATGCAGTCATTCTCAGCGTAACAGCTGTTGAA GTAATTGTGTTCTTGGACCGACCGGCAGAAGCCATCAGGGCTATTGTCTATCTTATAGCacaacaatttcatttatacatGTTTAGTCTACCAGGGCAAACATTACTAGATCAAAGCGTAGAATTGGCCGATAAAAT ATATGACTCGGATTGGTATAAAATACCGATAAAAGCTCAAAAAGTATTTTACCTAATGCAAGTGAGGTCCAACAAACCGTGTATATTGACAGCAGCGGGGATATACGAGATGAACATTGAAAGTTTTGGAATAGTACgtaataatggaaattaa
- the LOC122572731 gene encoding uncharacterized protein LOC122572731 isoform X2 yields MFDIPYYKMLEKYLQIVGQDPRQRDIFRSIIVTIMVTSITGIIVPTDMDGVIECMPHLIAAITSIVKILNVHFNRENFRKLFEFVRKQWEELKLTDDLRVLEEVTIRGSKMAQLYRNTLLIFMVLFLLVPLLFPILDVVLPLNETRPRQQLFRVNYIFFDHEEYFFYIYLQLAWGSVIVVMIIVTVDSLYILIIHHSSGLFAVCGHQVHKATGSSIIFSTEAMTETYTYEQIKYCVITHDKAIEFYNILNENSRSSYLLQVGLNMMGISMTAVQTVANLDRPAEAIRTGIFLGAEQFHLFVISLPGQVLLDHCSDLANNIYGSTWYKIPVKIQKMLLMMQIRSKKLCTLTAGGLYEMNMENFAITFKTCMSYFTMLMSLRE; encoded by the exons ATGTTTGACATTCCTTACTATAAAATGctcgagaaatatttgcaaattgtAGGACAAGATCCACGCCAAAGAGATATATTCAGAAGTATTATTGTGACTATAATGGTGACTAGTATCACAGGCATTATCGTTCCAACG GATATGGACGGAGTGATCGAGTGTATGCCGCATTTAATCGCAGCTATAACTagtatcgttaaaatattaaatgtccATTTCAACAGAGAAAAT tttagaaaattgttcgaatttGTGAGGAAACAATGGGAGGAACTGAAGTTAACCGATGATTTACGCGTTCTGGAGGAAGTCACCATTCGAGGCAGCAAAATGGCACAACTGTACCGAA ATACTTTATTGATCTTCATGGTACTGTTCTTGCTGGTTCCATTACTTTTTCCTATTCTGGATGTCGTCCTTCCATTAAATGAAACTCGTCCGCGACAACAATTATTTAGagttaattacatattttttgaTCATGAAGAGTACttcttttacatatatttacagcTTGCATGGGGATCTGTCATTGTTGTGATGATAATAGttaccgtggattcgttatatATCCTTATAATCCATCACAGTAGTGGATTATTTGCTGTGTGTGG gcATCAAGTCCATAAAGCAACTGGTAGTTCAATCATATTCTCTACAGAAGCTATGACGGAGACTTACACGTACGaacagataaaatattgtGTGATCACTCACGATAAAGCGATCGa GTTTTACAATATTCTAAATGAAAACAGTCGAAGTAGTTATTTGCTTCAAGTTGGATTAAATATGATGGGTATAAGCATGACAGCTGTTCAA ACAGTCGCTAACTTAGACAGACCGGCGGAAGCAATTAGAACCGGCATATTTCTTGGAGCTgaacaatttcatttgtttgtGATCAGTCTGCCTGGGCAGGTACTTCTGGATCATTGTTCTGATTTAgcaaataatat ATATGGGTCCACCTGGTATAAAATACcagtaaaaattcaaaaaatgcTTCTCATGATGCAAATACGGAGTAAAAAACTGTGTACATTAACGGCAGGTGGTTTGTACGAAatgaatatggaaaattttgcaatt ACTTTCAAGACATGTATGTCGTACTTCACGATGTTAATGTCACTGAGAGAATGA